In Bacteroidales bacterium, a single window of DNA contains:
- a CDS encoding MATE family efflux transporter, translating to MLLSIFKTLFSRTFFREFYSDLCESLAGSERDFTQIPLSKAILLLSIPMVLEMIMESVFALVDIFFVSRLGAEAVATVGITESLMTIIYAIGIGLSVGTTALVARRIGEKRPEQAAVAAVQAITTGVAVSLVFTAVGIFYSKDLLRLMGASEETVQMGYMYPAIMLGGNMVIILLFIINAVFRSSGDAAISMRVLWLANILNIILDPLLIFGIGPFPEMGIRGAAVATNIGRGVAVLYQLYLLGKGKHRVQVRASQIVIRVKEMMQLVKLSLGAIGQYLIATSSWVVLVWVVTSLGEEVVAGYTIAIRIILFALLPAWGLANAAATLVGQNLGAKKPDRAERSAWVVGIANMMFLGLVSIIFIAIPDAFIGTFIDAASEPVVMQSGVTCLRVISFGFFVYALGQVMVNAINGAGDTATPIWINFIAFWVLEIPLAFLFAKVMGLDIHGVCYAILIADTTLTLIALAVFRRGKWKLKVV from the coding sequence ATGTTACTTTCCATATTCAAAACACTTTTTTCAAGAACATTCTTTCGTGAGTTCTATAGCGATCTGTGCGAATCCCTGGCCGGTTCGGAACGGGATTTCACCCAGATCCCCCTGAGCAAGGCCATTTTGCTTCTCAGTATTCCCATGGTCCTGGAGATGATCATGGAGTCGGTCTTTGCCCTGGTGGATATCTTCTTTGTTTCCCGCCTTGGGGCAGAAGCTGTGGCGACCGTGGGGATCACCGAGTCACTGATGACCATTATCTATGCCATCGGGATCGGCCTCAGTGTGGGGACCACGGCGCTGGTGGCCCGGAGAATCGGGGAAAAACGCCCCGAACAGGCTGCGGTAGCTGCCGTACAGGCCATTACCACCGGAGTGGCTGTTTCCCTGGTTTTTACGGCTGTCGGAATCTTTTATTCCAAAGATCTGCTTCGCTTGATGGGCGCCTCGGAGGAGACGGTTCAGATGGGCTATATGTACCCGGCCATTATGCTGGGGGGTAACATGGTGATCATACTTCTGTTCATCATCAATGCGGTTTTCCGGAGCAGCGGGGATGCTGCTATTTCCATGCGGGTACTGTGGCTTGCCAATATCCTGAATATAATCCTGGACCCTTTGCTGATCTTCGGGATCGGTCCCTTTCCCGAAATGGGCATCCGGGGTGCGGCTGTGGCCACCAATATTGGCAGGGGCGTGGCGGTTCTTTACCAGCTCTACCTGCTGGGGAAGGGAAAGCACAGGGTGCAGGTCAGGGCCAGCCAGATTGTGATCAGGGTCAAAGAGATGATGCAGCTGGTGAAACTCTCCCTGGGAGCCATCGGACAGTATCTTATTGCCACTTCCTCCTGGGTTGTCCTGGTGTGGGTGGTTACCAGTTTGGGAGAGGAGGTGGTGGCCGGCTATACCATTGCCATCCGGATCATCCTCTTTGCGCTGCTTCCTGCATGGGGACTGGCTAATGCTGCAGCCACGCTGGTGGGGCAGAACCTGGGGGCCAAAAAGCCCGATCGGGCCGAACGTTCCGCCTGGGTGGTGGGAATTGCCAATATGATGTTCCTGGGCCTGGTATCCATCATCTTTATCGCCATTCCGGATGCTTTCATCGGAACCTTTATCGATGCTGCCAGTGAACCGGTGGTTATGCAGAGCGGGGTTACCTGCCTGCGCGTGATCAGTTTCGGGTTTTTCGTATATGCCCTGGGCCAGGTCATGGTGAATGCCATTAACGGAGCCGGTGATACAGCTACGCCCATCTGGATCAATTTCATCGCTTTCTGGGTCTTGGAGATCCCTCTTGCCTTTCTTTTTGCAAAGGTGATGGGGCTGGATATTCACGGGGTATGCTATGCCATTCTGATCGCCGATACTACGCTTACGCTGATTGCACTGGCCGTGTTCCGGAGGGGAAAATGGAAGCTGAAGGTGGTGTAG
- a CDS encoding glycyl-radical enzyme activating protein, translated as MVTIFDIKRFAVHDGPGIRTTVFLKGCPLRCAWCHNPESQEMEPVTVDITRKVNGKKLAGKRIYGERMELDQLTEKLLRDVPFYEESGGGVTFSGGEPLMQAEGLLKLLEACKMHGLHTCVDTSGYAGWEQFEAILPFTDLFLFDLKHMDPELHVRYTGVENGLIRSNTDKLLEQGAEVIFRIPVIPGINTSDRELSEMIRFLKERAEKMTEVHLLPYHRIASNKYRRLHMKEHLADAIEPDQQMMHQLKEKFRQTGLEVIIGG; from the coding sequence ATGGTGACCATTTTTGATATCAAACGCTTTGCGGTACATGACGGGCCCGGGATCCGGACCACGGTCTTTCTGAAGGGATGCCCCCTTCGGTGTGCATGGTGCCATAATCCGGAAAGCCAGGAGATGGAACCGGTAACTGTTGATATTACAAGAAAGGTGAACGGGAAAAAGCTGGCAGGAAAAAGAATATACGGGGAACGAATGGAGCTGGATCAGCTGACCGAGAAGCTTCTGAGAGACGTGCCCTTTTATGAGGAGTCGGGCGGAGGGGTCACATTCTCGGGGGGAGAACCGCTTATGCAGGCTGAAGGGCTCCTGAAGCTGCTGGAGGCCTGCAAGATGCATGGCCTTCACACCTGCGTGGATACTTCAGGCTATGCCGGCTGGGAACAATTCGAAGCTATCCTGCCCTTCACAGATCTTTTCCTTTTCGATCTGAAGCATATGGACCCGGAGCTCCATGTCAGGTATACCGGGGTGGAAAACGGACTCATACGCTCCAATACAGATAAGTTGCTGGAGCAGGGAGCAGAGGTGATTTTCAGAATCCCTGTAATACCTGGGATCAATACTTCCGACAGGGAGCTTTCTGAAATGATCCGTTTTCTGAAGGAGCGGGCAGAAAAAATGACAGAAGTGCACCTGCTTCCCTATCACCGGATTGCCAGTAATAAATACCGGCGCCTGCATATGAAGGAGCATCTTGCGGATGCGATTGAACCTGATCAGCAGATGATGCATCAGTTAAAAGAAAAATTCAGGCAGACAGGTCTGGAAGTGATAATCGGGGGGTAA
- a CDS encoding glycyl radical protein, which yields MNSRIKKLREESLQAVNRLSAERALLVTQYYRELSAAEEAVPVQRAKAFAYILRHKSICINQGELIVGERGPAPKATPTYPEINLHSLKDLEILNAREKVSFRVDEETRRAFEEVIIPYWTGRTNRERVFRNMEPAWIEAYQAGVFTEFQEQRAPGHTVLGSKIYHQGMEDLIGEVRAAMEQLDLYKDPAAYAKREELRAMEIAAGALIMFAERHADALDQLAAGEENQERRKELAQMAAICRRIPAKAPRTMHEALQYYWFVHLGVITELNPWDSFNPGRLDQHLLPFYRAGLKSGKLDKESAIELLQSFWIKFNNHPSPPKVGVTAEESNTYTDFCLINAGGLKTDGSDAVNELSYILLDVIEEMRLLQPSSMVQVSRKNPDHFVDRAVRIVKTGFGQPSIFNTDAIVQELVRQGKTLEDARNGGASGCVESGAFGTEAYILTGYFNLVKVLEITLHNGTDPQTGRMIGIESGDARTFTKFEHLEAAFRKQLQHFIDIKVAGSNMIEQIFTQHLPAPFLSLLIDDCISSGVDYNAGGARYNTNYIQGVGLGSITDIFTAIKYHVFDREAISMETCLKVLADNFEGHDEFRAALLYDTPKYGNDDELADQYARRVFDAFYEAVNGRQSPRGATYRINMLPTTSHVYFGKVCGATPDGRLAREPLSEGISPVQGMDRKGPTAVLNSALKIDHLKTGGTLLNQKFSPDFFSDERSIRKVTQLIRSYFRMDGHHIQFNVVSAHTLRDARKHPEKYQDLIVRVAGYSDYFNDLGPELQEEIIRRTEHEEP from the coding sequence ATGAACAGCAGAATAAAGAAGTTAAGAGAGGAGAGCCTGCAGGCAGTTAACCGGCTTTCGGCCGAACGCGCATTGCTGGTGACTCAGTACTACAGGGAGCTGAGTGCAGCGGAGGAAGCGGTGCCCGTTCAGCGGGCAAAGGCCTTTGCCTACATCCTCCGCCATAAGTCTATATGTATTAACCAGGGGGAACTGATTGTAGGGGAACGGGGACCTGCGCCCAAGGCAACTCCCACTTATCCCGAGATCAACCTGCATTCCCTGAAGGACCTGGAGATTCTGAATGCCAGGGAAAAAGTTTCTTTCAGGGTCGATGAGGAAACCCGCAGGGCCTTCGAGGAGGTCATTATTCCTTACTGGACGGGACGGACCAACCGGGAGCGGGTTTTCAGGAATATGGAGCCGGCATGGATCGAAGCCTACCAGGCCGGGGTATTTACTGAATTCCAGGAGCAGCGGGCTCCGGGCCATACGGTGCTGGGAAGCAAGATCTACCACCAGGGGATGGAAGACCTGATCGGGGAGGTCAGGGCAGCCATGGAGCAGCTCGATCTTTATAAGGACCCGGCTGCCTACGCGAAAAGAGAGGAACTCAGGGCCATGGAGATTGCTGCCGGGGCCCTGATCATGTTTGCGGAGCGGCATGCTGATGCACTTGACCAGCTTGCAGCCGGGGAGGAGAACCAGGAGCGCAGGAAGGAGCTGGCGCAAATGGCCGCCATCTGCCGCAGGATACCGGCAAAGGCCCCGCGGACCATGCATGAAGCCCTGCAATATTACTGGTTTGTACACCTGGGGGTGATTACGGAGCTGAACCCCTGGGACTCTTTCAATCCGGGCCGGCTCGACCAGCACCTGCTGCCCTTCTACAGGGCCGGTCTTAAATCAGGCAAACTGGACAAAGAGTCGGCCATTGAACTGCTGCAATCGTTCTGGATCAAATTCAACAATCACCCTTCTCCTCCCAAGGTGGGGGTGACAGCCGAAGAGAGCAACACCTATACCGATTTCTGCCTGATTAATGCGGGGGGACTAAAAACGGACGGATCCGACGCGGTGAATGAATTGAGTTATATCCTGCTGGATGTGATCGAGGAGATGCGGCTTTTGCAACCCTCCTCGATGGTGCAGGTGAGCAGGAAGAATCCTGATCATTTCGTGGACCGGGCGGTCAGGATCGTAAAGACCGGTTTTGGCCAGCCCTCCATCTTTAATACGGACGCCATCGTGCAGGAGCTGGTGAGGCAGGGGAAAACCCTGGAGGATGCCCGCAATGGCGGGGCTTCCGGTTGTGTGGAGAGCGGAGCCTTTGGAACCGAGGCCTATATCCTTACCGGTTATTTCAACCTGGTAAAGGTGCTGGAGATTACCCTCCATAACGGGACTGACCCACAGACAGGCAGGATGATCGGGATCGAATCGGGCGATGCCCGCACCTTCACAAAATTCGAGCATCTGGAAGCAGCCTTCCGGAAACAGCTGCAACACTTTATTGACATCAAAGTTGCCGGCAGCAATATGATTGAGCAGATATTCACTCAGCATCTTCCTGCTCCTTTTTTATCCCTGCTTATTGATGACTGTATCAGTTCGGGAGTGGACTACAATGCCGGCGGGGCCCGCTATAACACCAACTACATCCAGGGAGTGGGCCTGGGATCCATCACGGATATCTTTACGGCCATCAAATACCATGTCTTTGACAGGGAGGCCATAAGCATGGAGACCTGTCTGAAGGTGCTGGCAGATAATTTCGAAGGGCACGACGAGTTCCGGGCTGCCCTGTTGTACGATACCCCCAAATACGGCAACGACGACGAGCTGGCCGACCAGTATGCCCGCCGGGTCTTTGATGCCTTCTATGAGGCGGTGAATGGCAGGCAGAGTCCCCGGGGCGCCACCTACCGGATCAATATGCTGCCCACAACCAGTCATGTTTACTTTGGAAAGGTTTGCGGTGCCACCCCCGATGGCCGCCTGGCCCGGGAGCCGCTTTCCGAAGGGATCTCCCCCGTCCAGGGAATGGACCGGAAAGGCCCTACGGCTGTGCTCAATTCGGCCCTGAAGATCGATCACCTGAAAACCGGGGGAACCCTGCTCAACCAGAAATTTTCCCCGGACTTTTTCTCCGATGAGCGGAGTATTCGCAAGGTGACCCAGCTGATCCGCTCCTATTTCCGGATGGACGGGCACCACATCCAGTTTAATGTGGTATCGGCCCATACCCTCCGGGATGCCCGGAAGCACCCGGAGAAATACCAGGACCTGATCGTAAGGGTGGCGGGCTACAGCGACTATTTTAATGATCTGGGGCCGGAGCTGCAGGAGGAGATTATCCGGCGCACCGAACATGAGGAACCCTAG